CCCCTCCAGCGCCTATCTCTATGAGGTCAATGGTAGGCACCTTAACCGGGTACCCACTACCCTTCTTAAATCTGTAGCCCCCTACCTCGAAAACCGTTGTTATCCGTGGCTCACCCCGCTCTATTAAGCAGCTCTTAGCGGTTGTACCTCCCATGTCAAAGGATATCAGGTTTTCCTCACCGATAATCCTACCGATGAAGGCACCGGCTAAAGCCCCAGCGGCGGGACCCGATTCAAGTATCCTCACGGGGTATTTAGCGGCCGTGTCCGCGGCCATTAAGCCACCGCTAGCCGACATAATGAAAAGCTTACCCTTACATCCATACTCTATTAAGCCTTGTTCAATCCCCCGTATGTAACGCTTAGTTACGGGCTGTGTATAGGCGTTAACGGTGGTCGTCGAAGCCCGTTCGTATTCCCTCCATTCAGGTAGGACCTCCGACGATATGGATACGCTTAATTGAGGGAACTCCTTTTCAGCTACGCTTTTTATCAGCAGTTCATGCTTAGGGTTCGCATACGAGTGTAGTAGGGTAACCGCTATTGATTCAACCCCTAGCTTTACGAGTTCCCCTAAGACACTTTTAACCTCGTCTACATTTAACTCCTTTATCACTTCGCCGTTGGGCGCTAGCCGTTCATTAACCTCGCGCCTTAAATACCTAGGTACTAGCGGTGGAAGCCTTTCCTCGAATAGATCGTATTGAGTAACCCTACGCTCCCTACCGATCTCAAGGAGGTCCTTAAACCCCTTAGTCGCTATGAATCCTGTTTTAGCCCCCTTCCTCTCTATCACGGTGTTAGTAACCACGGTGGTTGCATGGATAACCGCCGATAACTGATCGGCTCGAGCACCGCTTTCGCTAAGTATTCTACGCATGCCGATGAAGGCCCCTATCGACGGGTCCTTAGGCGTTGATAAAACCTTGACCACGCTAACCTCACCAGTAACCTCATTAACTAGAACCAAGTCCGTAAAGGTACCGCCAATATCTATACTAAGCCTATATCTAGCCTCCTCACGCAATCCCTACACCTCATTTAACAGTTATAACCCAAGCTCCCTAGCTATAATGTTATTGTTAATCTCCGTCGTTCCACCCCCTAACAATAACGCTCCGGCATCCCTATAGTACCTGTTAACCGGTAATTCGCTTGAGAAACCGTAGGAAGCGTATATTCTTCGAGCCTCGTCAACTGCCCTCTGAGCCATTTCACAGGCAAAGTTCTTAGCCATCGAAGCCACCTTAATAGCTTCGCGGGATTCACGCCCCTTCCTATCGAGAATCCAAGCTGAATAGTAGGTAAACATCCTAGCAGCTTCAAGCTCGGTGGCAAGGTTTGCTAGTTTATGCTGTATAACTTGAAACTTACCTATAGGCCTACCGAACTGAACCCTTTGTTTAGAGTACTCTAAACTCGCTTCGAAGGCTGCTTGAGCAAGTCCAATCCCTAAAGCCGCCGTCACTACTCTTATTTCAGCTAGGATCCCTCTAAGGTACTTGGCGCCATTACCCTTCCTAAAGCCAGCTAACGCTACCTCTCTCGGAACCTTACAGTTCTCAAGCATTAGTTCGCACTCCTTCAGACCCTTCATCCCGAACTTCGGTATCTCCCTACCTATCTTAAAGCCCGGTGTCCCTCTTTCAACAACGAAGAAGTCAATACCGTCAAAGCCCTTACTTTTATCGGACATCGCCCCTATAACGTAGAAATCAGCTAACGGCCCCCCCGTTACCCAAGTCTTCCTCCCGTTTAACAAGTAGTAATCACCTTCCTCGGTGGCTAAGGTCTCCATAGCTCCAAGGTCTGATCCAGCCCCAGGTTCAGTTACCGAAAAGGCGCCGCGCTTTTCACCCCTTATAGCCGGTACAAGCCAACGTTGCTTCTGCTCCTCCGTTCCATACTTAAATATGAAGTCAGTGCTTTGGAAGGCCTGCATGGTCGCTTGAAATGCTACCGCTAAGGAGCCACGAGCAAACTCCTCGCAGAAGAGGCAGAAGGTTAGAACGTCATAAGCGGATCCTCCATATTCCTCAGGGTATCGGAGGCCGAAGTAGCCC
This is a stretch of genomic DNA from Candidatus Nezhaarchaeales archaeon. It encodes these proteins:
- a CDS encoding acyl-CoA dehydrogenase family protein, translating into MDFELTEEQKLFKNSVREFVEREIIPIANEIDAKDEIPSELWRKIADMGYFGLRYPEEYGGSAYDVLTFCLFCEEFARGSLAVAFQATMQAFQSTDFIFKYGTEEQKQRWLVPAIRGEKRGAFSVTEPGAGSDLGAMETLATEEGDYYLLNGRKTWVTGGPLADFYVIGAMSDKSKGFDGIDFFVVERGTPGFKIGREIPKFGMKGLKECELMLENCKVPREVALAGFRKGNGAKYLRGILAEIRVVTAALGIGLAQAAFEASLEYSKQRVQFGRPIGKFQVIQHKLANLATELEAARMFTYYSAWILDRKGRESREAIKVASMAKNFACEMAQRAVDEARRIYASYGFSSELPVNRYYRDAGALLLGGGTTEINNNIIARELGL